A DNA window from Leptospira selangorensis contains the following coding sequences:
- a CDS encoding class II aldolase/adducin family protein has translation MEIDKAKKIVRDTGIRLLKSGLIARTWGNISQRIDENYFAITPTGRTYEDLTPEEIVQVNIEDLTHIGKIKPSYEKGLHSAAYKLRPNIGAVIHTHQLQAAVVAAARKDVPVLNPQMKKIIGGPVLCTDYSLPGTKKLIKMAIHALDKSGSKAVLLANHGTLCVGKDMEDAFQVALELERVCQLFIEKEFLKVSGYKKGDRDSIRSWYLKNYGLVKSA, from the coding sequence ATGGAAATAGATAAGGCCAAAAAAATCGTTCGAGATACTGGGATCCGACTTTTGAAGTCCGGCCTGATTGCAAGAACTTGGGGAAATATCAGCCAACGTATTGATGAAAATTATTTTGCGATCACTCCTACCGGCAGAACTTACGAGGATCTAACTCCGGAAGAGATCGTACAAGTAAACATCGAAGACCTTACTCATATAGGAAAGATTAAACCTTCTTATGAGAAGGGGCTCCATTCTGCTGCTTATAAACTTCGCCCGAATATCGGTGCGGTTATCCATACTCATCAACTACAAGCAGCAGTGGTTGCAGCTGCGAGAAAGGATGTGCCTGTTCTAAATCCTCAGATGAAAAAGATCATCGGAGGCCCTGTGCTTTGCACTGACTATTCACTTCCTGGAACTAAGAAGCTGATCAAGATGGCAATCCATGCATTGGATAAATCCGGAAGTAAAGCAGTCCTTTTAGCAAACCATGGAACTCTCTGCGTAGGAAAAGATATGGAAGATGCTTTCCAAGTTGCACTCGAATTAGAACGAGTCTGCCAATTATTCATAGAGAAAGAATTCTTAAAAGTTTCCGGCTATAAAAAAGGAGACAGAGATTCTATCCGCTCTTGGTATCTCAAAAACTACGGACTGGTAAAATCAGCATGA
- a CDS encoding class II aldolase/adducin family protein: MKAPDSPMDLQKFLPQLVKEGILTKNGCASVKIGKSIWITPKKADLNTIGKKSKTALLEIPLEENQIFPKDIPDEAIQHLSLYLARPEFTVIVHSTQENVTTCSMAGTTVRPFLDDMAQIVGPNAKVVPNQKDEKGLKKIVSAISRRNAVYLQDVGALCAHKSIDDVHAVCMVLEKASKAFVESKILGGGKPVPWLEAEAIRFVYQRKYSKQAEKNRG, encoded by the coding sequence ATGAAAGCTCCTGATAGCCCGATGGATCTTCAAAAATTTCTTCCTCAGTTAGTGAAGGAAGGGATTTTAACTAAGAACGGATGCGCCAGTGTTAAGATCGGAAAAAGTATTTGGATCACTCCTAAAAAAGCGGATCTAAATACGATAGGTAAAAAATCCAAAACCGCTCTTTTAGAAATTCCTTTGGAAGAAAATCAAATCTTTCCGAAAGATATTCCTGACGAAGCAATCCAACATCTTTCTCTTTATTTAGCAAGACCCGAATTTACTGTTATCGTTCACTCTACTCAAGAGAATGTAACAACATGCTCTATGGCAGGAACGACTGTACGTCCCTTCTTGGATGATATGGCCCAGATCGTAGGTCCGAATGCAAAAGTAGTTCCAAATCAAAAAGATGAAAAAGGATTAAAGAAGATCGTTTCTGCCATCAGCAGAAGAAACGCGGTATATCTTCAAGATGTGGGAGCGTTATGCGCTCATAAAAGTATAGATGATGTTCATGCAGTTTGTATGGTTTTAGAAAAAGCAAGCAAGGCATTCGTAGAATCTAAAATCCTAGGTGGCGGAAAACCAGTTCCTTGGCTAGAAGCGGAAGCTATCCGATTCGTCTACCAGAGAAAATATTCTAAACAAGCGGAGAAGAACCGAGGATAG
- a CDS encoding glycosyl hydrolase family 5 produces MKRIQKYIIALGVICIFACSPEKNISPELISLLGNGPNLNSKSEYSILESNPNIPATHSLDYTNSELERKILVGDKTFNGITDKIFLDGLGREVSFRGFNISGNVKLVQHGFKPFANDSDAETAFNRLGKTTGSNMIRFTIAWEGTHPAVNTINYVYLDAVISQMRKAISKKMYILLDYHQDLYSRHLFNKNSWHTGNGAPSWIISGSSYPSEYCGIICATWSQNNLTNEAVRKGFRNFWNNSSISTSSGTRYVQTEYLWQIGKTAAYIKEKLSPEEFDYIVGLDPFNEPVDGGMEGLSPAQWDNQKLWPFYRKVREALTQNGWQAKLVFAEPLVFWNTNVGVVAPATGGGHLTTLPGEGFAFNSHFYDAGRMGTDLTGIDNATYFKYLDEIRKEARFLNIPSFLSEFGMWLKGVGAKDTPRMINAVYQAMEISDKAQTTKTRFADFYNPIVSGTQWHWDYYYDKHNEYMNGNSSKLITTKDAWNNEDFSVIGNYGATFNMDYHVTQRAYVRRIQGRAVSSHYNAIGYDTWNNVFAWAAIKTVQNGTKYFGDKRFILLIWKGRSSDAPTEIYLPPHFNKNDTVLITEKRIYNKQIPGALTQESNEAILTDDRNRESGSGNLALVWDDLDPEEDLNESIHYAILVDGSGATFDIQALQTLQAGLNIRILNEKKSPIYLTGKMTYGGYPAEQ; encoded by the coding sequence ATGAAGAGAATACAAAAATATATAATCGCCCTTGGTGTTATCTGCATATTCGCCTGCAGTCCTGAAAAAAATATATCTCCGGAGTTAATTAGTCTTCTTGGGAACGGACCCAATCTAAATTCTAAATCCGAATATTCCATTTTGGAATCTAATCCGAACATTCCTGCTACTCATAGCTTGGATTATACAAATAGTGAATTAGAGCGCAAGATCTTAGTTGGAGATAAAACTTTTAACGGGATCACCGATAAAATTTTCTTAGATGGCTTGGGAAGAGAAGTATCCTTCCGAGGATTCAATATTTCAGGGAATGTAAAACTTGTTCAACATGGGTTCAAACCTTTTGCAAACGATTCAGATGCAGAAACTGCATTTAATAGATTAGGCAAGACCACCGGTTCCAATATGATCCGGTTCACAATTGCATGGGAAGGGACTCATCCGGCTGTAAACACGATCAATTATGTTTATTTGGACGCAGTTATCTCTCAGATGAGAAAAGCGATCTCCAAGAAGATGTATATTTTACTCGATTATCACCAAGATCTTTACTCAAGACATCTATTTAATAAGAACTCCTGGCATACTGGGAATGGCGCTCCTTCTTGGATTATCTCAGGAAGTTCTTATCCTTCCGAATATTGTGGAATTATTTGCGCTACTTGGAGTCAGAACAATCTTACAAACGAAGCTGTTCGCAAAGGTTTTCGTAACTTCTGGAATAATTCATCTATTTCAACTTCCTCAGGAACTAGATATGTTCAGACAGAATATCTCTGGCAGATCGGAAAGACCGCAGCCTATATTAAGGAAAAGCTAAGTCCAGAAGAGTTCGATTACATTGTAGGACTAGACCCATTCAATGAACCTGTAGACGGAGGAATGGAGGGTTTAAGTCCTGCACAATGGGATAACCAAAAGCTTTGGCCTTTTTACAGAAAGGTAAGAGAAGCCCTAACCCAAAACGGATGGCAGGCTAAACTGGTATTTGCAGAACCATTGGTTTTCTGGAACACAAATGTAGGAGTTGTAGCGCCTGCAACTGGAGGAGGACATTTAACTACTCTACCTGGAGAAGGGTTCGCATTCAATTCTCACTTTTATGACGCAGGAAGAATGGGAACAGATCTGACAGGGATAGACAATGCTACATATTTCAAATACCTGGATGAGATCCGAAAAGAAGCAAGGTTCCTGAATATTCCATCTTTCTTAAGTGAGTTCGGAATGTGGTTAAAAGGAGTGGGCGCTAAAGATACGCCTAGAATGATCAATGCGGTCTACCAAGCCATGGAAATTTCCGACAAGGCGCAGACCACTAAAACAAGGTTTGCAGACTTCTACAATCCGATCGTATCCGGAACCCAATGGCATTGGGATTATTACTATGATAAACATAACGAGTATATGAATGGTAATAGTTCTAAACTTATCACTACAAAAGATGCTTGGAATAACGAAGACTTCTCAGTGATCGGAAATTACGGAGCAACCTTCAATATGGATTATCATGTGACGCAAAGAGCATATGTAAGAAGGATCCAAGGAAGAGCCGTAAGCTCTCATTATAATGCGATCGGATACGATACTTGGAACAATGTATTTGCCTGGGCCGCAATCAAAACCGTCCAGAATGGAACAAAATATTTCGGAGATAAAAGATTTATCTTACTGATCTGGAAAGGTAGAAGTTCGGATGCTCCTACGGAAATCTATCTGCCTCCTCATTTTAATAAAAATGATACTGTTCTAATTACCGAAAAACGTATCTACAATAAACAAATTCCGGGAGCTCTTACACAAGAATCGAATGAAGCGATCTTAACGGACGATAGAAATCGAGAAAGTGGATCAGGAAATCTAGCATTAGTTTGGGATGATCTAGATCCCGAAGAAGATCTGAATGAAAGTATACATTATGCAATCTTGGTAGACGGATCAGGCGCTACGTTTGATATCCAAGCATTGCAAACTCTGCAAGCAGGGCTGAATATTCGGATCCTAAACGAAAAGAAGAGTCCAATCTACTTAACCGGCAAAATGACTTACGGAGGTTATCCGGCCGAACAATAA
- a CDS encoding LIC10604 family protein, with translation MKIVWIILFSLVGFIVLIVLSGYLLPKDHIASVEKDFPSSPESIYKIIRNVREYQVWRSGLKSVNIESDTIWTESDSHGNNIRFGIIEERSPNYLRTKILSEDLPFGGGWEFEISQNGPTTKLKITEKGFVTNPLFRVLSKFVFGHDATMKTYLEDLNKRLGLSEM, from the coding sequence ATGAAAATTGTTTGGATCATTCTGTTTAGCTTGGTCGGTTTTATAGTTTTAATCGTGCTTTCTGGATATTTACTTCCAAAAGATCATATTGCAAGTGTAGAGAAAGATTTTCCGTCTTCTCCTGAAAGTATATACAAGATCATTCGTAATGTCCGCGAGTATCAGGTTTGGAGAAGTGGATTAAAATCCGTGAATATTGAATCTGATACTATCTGGACAGAGTCAGATTCTCATGGAAATAATATTCGTTTTGGAATTATAGAAGAACGTTCTCCTAATTATTTGAGAACTAAAATACTAAGCGAAGATCTTCCTTTTGGTGGAGGCTGGGAATTCGAAATCAGCCAGAATGGTCCAACGACTAAATTAAAAATTACTGAGAAAGGTTTTGTAACGAATCCTTTATTTAGAGTTCTTTCTAAGTTTGTATTTGGTCATGATGCGACTATGAAAACTTACTTGGAAGATCTTAATAAAAGGTTGGGGTTATCGGAGATGTGA
- a CDS encoding LA_0442/LA_0875 N-terminal domain-containing protein, whose protein sequence is MGSSNIRICLFILLLSSPIAELFAEMQTIYMRNGQILRGEVIQQTATTMQIKMEDGKIKQLSKKEIQRVSYKEPTIQEKKESEEKLKQQTTVIEEPPPPTLEPTKKPEPEVDKAASPYAIDQTKRKDLELYFGAGLGTYRPPSESFLNEASVKANALTGQIPPDHDTPSYKRGLAYSMGAIYYWKKFAFGLSGNHFSGQTSERIKVYSNTASLQEIAGTFPEKQSSLKADVSFLAYTNQRIDLRPSFGYSQFWGKTEDNNTISTGYNGNELTSFFKYQYYFLEKLKGPSIGLKTTVRQGERWEHRIELHYLALSGSQYSNGKLSMLNAPNFFDYGINKDSIQWDAKGFNFSYKLLYKWTPTLSFWVGIQAFEWKYSLKSFDQSFTGLANLGNPSPVEELVLINILLTSTAKMTPATSKASSLEFGVMKRFEFSQ, encoded by the coding sequence ATGGGAAGTTCCAACATAAGAATCTGCTTATTTATCCTTTTATTATCTTCCCCCATAGCCGAACTATTTGCAGAAATGCAGACGATCTATATGAGGAATGGACAGATCTTACGAGGAGAAGTCATCCAGCAAACTGCGACCACAATGCAGATCAAAATGGAAGATGGAAAGATCAAACAGCTCAGTAAAAAAGAGATCCAAAGAGTTAGCTATAAAGAACCTACTATCCAGGAAAAAAAAGAATCAGAGGAAAAATTAAAACAACAAACTACAGTTATTGAAGAACCCCCTCCTCCCACACTGGAACCTACTAAAAAGCCCGAGCCTGAAGTGGACAAAGCAGCTAGCCCTTACGCAATCGATCAAACTAAAAGAAAAGATCTAGAACTATATTTCGGAGCGGGTTTGGGAACATATCGACCTCCTAGTGAATCCTTTTTGAATGAGGCCTCGGTGAAAGCAAATGCCCTAACCGGACAAATCCCTCCCGATCATGATACACCCAGTTATAAAAGAGGCCTAGCATATAGTATGGGTGCTATATACTATTGGAAAAAGTTTGCATTCGGCCTAAGCGGAAATCATTTCAGCGGACAAACTTCTGAAAGGATAAAAGTATATTCTAACACGGCAAGTCTACAGGAGATCGCTGGAACATTTCCAGAAAAACAGAGTTCCTTAAAAGCAGATGTTTCATTTCTTGCTTACACGAATCAAAGGATCGATCTAAGACCTAGCTTCGGTTATTCTCAGTTTTGGGGAAAAACAGAGGATAATAATACAATTTCGACCGGCTATAACGGAAATGAACTAACTTCTTTTTTCAAGTATCAGTACTACTTCTTGGAAAAGTTAAAAGGTCCTTCTATAGGATTAAAAACTACGGTGAGACAAGGTGAACGATGGGAACATAGAATAGAACTGCATTATTTAGCTCTTTCAGGCTCCCAGTACTCCAATGGGAAGCTATCGATGCTCAATGCTCCGAATTTTTTCGATTACGGAATAAATAAAGACAGTATACAATGGGATGCGAAAGGATTCAATTTTTCTTATAAACTACTCTATAAATGGACACCCACTCTCTCCTTTTGGGTAGGGATCCAAGCATTTGAGTGGAAATATTCTTTAAAATCATTCGATCAATCTTTCACCGGGTTAGCCAATTTAGGCAATCCTAGCCCTGTGGAAGAACTGGTATTAATAAATATTCTATTAACTTCGACGGCAAAAATGACCCCTGCCACAAGCAAAGCTTCTTCTTTAGAATTCGGAGTAATGAAAAGATTCGAATTCTCTCAATAA
- the dinB gene encoding DNA polymerase IV: MIRKILHVDMDAFYASVEQRDNPSYRGKPIIVGGPPDSRGVVCAASYEARKFGVRSAMPCSQAARLCPSGIFVTPRFEAYRKVSSKIRQIFLEYTDLVEMLSLDEAFLDVTQNKKNIPYASQVAKEIREKIFEETQLTASAGVSVNKFLAKIATDQNKPNGMTIVRPEQAEKFIESLDVSVFPGIGKVTLKKMHALGIKKGKDLKEKSLEILDQNFGKSGRWFYAVCRGLDDRPVEPFRERKSLGAESTFAKDLENSSEIFRELSDIAEELERRLLQKPFPGKTITLKVKFSDFTQKTRSITEDYYYMDKNELYRIGSKLLEEFILESGKAVFPIRLLGLSLSHPESSSKNSQIRNEDEEDLFPSLF, translated from the coding sequence ATGATCCGAAAAATTCTACATGTAGATATGGATGCGTTTTATGCCTCCGTAGAACAAAGGGATAATCCGAGTTATCGGGGAAAACCGATCATTGTTGGAGGTCCTCCGGATTCTAGGGGAGTCGTATGCGCTGCAAGTTATGAAGCAAGAAAATTCGGAGTTCGTTCTGCAATGCCTTGTTCCCAAGCGGCAAGGCTTTGTCCTTCCGGGATTTTTGTAACTCCTCGCTTCGAAGCGTATAGAAAAGTATCTTCTAAGATCAGGCAGATATTTTTAGAATACACGGACCTAGTAGAGATGCTTTCCTTGGATGAGGCATTTTTAGATGTCACTCAAAATAAGAAAAATATCCCGTATGCAAGCCAGGTTGCTAAGGAGATCAGAGAAAAAATTTTCGAAGAAACTCAGTTAACCGCGTCCGCCGGAGTTTCCGTTAATAAGTTTTTAGCTAAGATCGCTACGGATCAGAATAAACCGAATGGAATGACGATCGTACGTCCGGAACAGGCTGAAAAGTTTATAGAATCCTTAGATGTTTCCGTATTTCCCGGGATCGGAAAAGTTACATTAAAAAAAATGCATGCTCTTGGGATTAAAAAAGGAAAAGATCTTAAAGAAAAAAGCCTGGAGATATTAGATCAAAATTTTGGAAAATCCGGTCGTTGGTTCTATGCGGTGTGCAGAGGTTTGGATGATAGGCCGGTTGAACCTTTTAGAGAGAGAAAATCTTTAGGTGCTGAATCCACTTTTGCCAAAGATCTGGAAAATAGTTCCGAGATATTCAGGGAACTTTCGGACATCGCAGAAGAATTGGAAAGAAGACTTTTGCAAAAACCTTTTCCGGGAAAAACAATCACTCTCAAAGTAAAATTTTCCGACTTCACCCAGAAGACCAGAAGTATCACCGAAGATTATTATTATATGGATAAGAATGAATTGTATAGGATCGGATCCAAACTTTTGGAAGAATTCATATTAGAATCAGGTAAAGCGGTTTTTCCGATCCGTCTTTTAGGATTAAGTCTTTCTCATCCGGAATCTTCTTCCAAAAATTCCCAGATCAGAAACGAAGACGAAGAAGATCTATTTCCTTCTTTATTTTAA
- a CDS encoding ComF family protein, translated as MFFTKVISLRDRNDLLGELLNKLKSNHEYPVSIFLSLGIRKFLRELKILDLDACILLPSYSKNRIFNSDLRPFSPSSRLYEETKRILRIPLIDPLTKTSRERQAGKSFSDRFFHAYSAWDIHPNWKDRCPSKILLLDDVFTTGASVNEASRILKKNGTKSVYVLTYLRISD; from the coding sequence GTGTTTTTTACGAAAGTAATTAGCCTCAGAGATAGAAACGATCTTTTAGGAGAATTATTAAACAAACTCAAATCGAATCATGAGTATCCTGTTTCTATTTTTCTCTCCCTAGGTATCCGAAAATTTTTGAGAGAGTTGAAGATATTAGATTTAGATGCTTGTATTCTTCTGCCCAGCTATTCCAAAAATAGGATTTTTAATTCGGATCTTAGGCCATTCTCGCCTAGCAGCCGATTGTATGAAGAAACAAAAAGAATATTAAGAATTCCTTTAATAGATCCATTGACGAAGACAAGTAGGGAAAGGCAGGCGGGCAAAAGTTTTTCGGATAGATTTTTTCACGCGTATTCTGCTTGGGATATCCATCCGAATTGGAAGGATCGTTGTCCTTCTAAGATATTATTATTGGACGATGTTTTTACGACAGGTGCAAGTGTGAATGAAGCAAGTCGAATTTTAAAGAAGAATGGTACAAAGTCGGTTTATGTTTTAACCTATCTTAGGATTTCGGATTAA
- a CDS encoding aspartate aminotransferase family protein, with protein sequence MSTGFAISQYPDVKGVYKQLHDLIRQPIRSIKKNEMEKYLQEYFEKKCSKSKTMIAEASEYIPGGVQHNLAFNYPFPLVFTKASGAHLFDLDGNKYIDFLQAGGPTVLGSNPANIRKQVVKLLETTGPVTGLFHEYELRLAEKIVEHMPSVQMFRMLGSGTEACMASIRVARLATKKKNIVKMGGAYHGWSDQLAYGLRLPGTRHFESHGIPKHVFKYTQEFYPNDLNALERTLKRNRWRGGTAAVILEPIGPESGTRPIDMDFNKGVRELCDKYGALLIFDEVVTAFRIGLSGAQGYYGVTPDLTVFGKVVAGGYPSAGGLGGKKEYMKYLSAGLQTGVKKALIGGTMAANPLSSAAGYYTLLEIEKQKACEKAGRAGDRITAGLQKLIKKYNLPFVAFNQGSICHLETVGTMLLEIDIKKFWKIKSTIKEAHTRKKAMEEMGAAYMAEGIVTLAGSRLYTSAADTDAVIDDALKRFERVFQKVEGV encoded by the coding sequence ATGTCTACCGGCTTCGCAATTTCTCAATACCCAGACGTAAAAGGGGTTTATAAACAACTTCATGACCTGATTCGCCAGCCAATTCGCTCCATTAAGAAGAATGAAATGGAGAAATACCTTCAGGAATATTTTGAGAAAAAATGCTCTAAATCCAAGACTATGATCGCGGAGGCTTCCGAATATATTCCAGGCGGAGTGCAGCATAATCTCGCATTCAATTATCCCTTCCCTCTTGTTTTCACCAAAGCTTCCGGAGCGCATTTATTTGACCTGGATGGGAACAAATACATAGACTTCTTGCAAGCAGGAGGTCCTACAGTATTAGGAAGTAACCCAGCTAATATTCGTAAACAGGTTGTTAAACTTCTGGAAACAACAGGCCCGGTGACTGGTCTATTCCATGAGTATGAGTTAAGACTTGCGGAGAAGATTGTGGAGCACATGCCTTCTGTCCAAATGTTCCGAATGTTAGGATCCGGAACAGAAGCTTGTATGGCTTCTATCCGTGTCGCAAGACTTGCTACTAAAAAGAAAAATATCGTGAAGATGGGTGGAGCATATCACGGTTGGAGTGACCAGCTTGCTTATGGACTTCGTCTTCCTGGAACAAGACATTTCGAGTCTCACGGGATTCCTAAACATGTTTTCAAATATACCCAAGAATTCTATCCGAATGATCTAAACGCATTAGAAAGAACCTTAAAAAGAAACCGTTGGAGAGGCGGCACTGCTGCAGTTATCCTAGAACCGATCGGACCGGAAAGTGGAACTCGCCCAATAGATATGGACTTCAATAAAGGAGTCAGAGAACTTTGCGACAAGTATGGAGCATTACTGATCTTTGATGAAGTAGTTACTGCATTCCGTATCGGTCTCAGTGGAGCTCAAGGTTATTATGGAGTCACTCCTGATCTAACAGTTTTCGGAAAAGTGGTTGCCGGTGGTTATCCTTCCGCCGGTGGTTTGGGTGGAAAGAAGGAATACATGAAGTATCTTTCTGCAGGACTCCAAACAGGGGTCAAAAAGGCTTTGATCGGCGGAACTATGGCGGCAAACCCTCTTAGTTCTGCTGCAGGTTATTACACTCTTCTCGAGATCGAAAAACAAAAAGCCTGTGAAAAAGCAGGAAGGGCCGGTGATAGGATCACTGCTGGTTTACAAAAACTAATTAAGAAGTATAATCTACCTTTCGTGGCATTCAACCAAGGATCTATCTGCCACTTAGAAACTGTTGGAACCATGCTTTTAGAGATCGATATCAAAAAATTCTGGAAGATCAAGTCTACGATCAAAGAAGCTCATACTCGCAAAAAAGCGATGGAAGAAATGGGCGCAGCTTACATGGCAGAAGGTATCGTAACATTAGCAGGCAGCCGCTTGTATACAAGCGCCGCAGACACTGATGCAGTGATCGATGATGCATTAAAAAGATTCGAAAGAGTTTTCCAAAAAGTCGAAGGTGTATAA
- a CDS encoding LA_0442/LA_0875 N-terminal domain-containing protein, which translates to MKLYSFRFLLPFVLLLIPVISLFAEMKTIYLKNGQIIRAEILQQTATNMTIKTAEGKTIQLNKSEINTVSFNEPAKLPQEEKKPVQTEQTPIPQITEAPKPFVNFHIDQLKRNDLEAYFGLGAGRYSPETQGLPVQTQNKIGLLSGTLPTVIDKPTHSPELSQTYGAIYTWRRWSGGITGSYLGNRSTYDSHSYASGMMHSTGSFPERQSSLKNEISFLAFTNERFDLRPTIGYQYFWGQSQDTNLSTSYYMGNSLYLYSQGVMKFNETLKGYTVGLKATIRMGERWENRLEYHNLTLSGNQDGSIVSALVPANLSQVAFYRQWQNLSWNANGFHLLYRLVYRITPTISVYAGLQFYEWKYSLNSDQQYLYSSKDGLIGVDMSNPNAYLVQQKLMEAVAKTINSESRSAILEFGMMKRFEFIGKDQ; encoded by the coding sequence ATGAAATTGTATTCTTTTCGGTTCCTTCTACCCTTTGTTCTATTATTGATTCCGGTTATTTCCCTGTTCGCGGAGATGAAAACTATCTATCTGAAGAATGGTCAGATCATTCGTGCAGAAATATTACAACAGACTGCCACAAACATGACGATCAAAACGGCAGAAGGAAAAACGATACAACTAAACAAGTCTGAGATTAATACGGTTAGCTTCAACGAGCCTGCTAAACTTCCTCAGGAAGAGAAAAAGCCGGTCCAAACAGAACAAACTCCAATACCACAAATTACGGAAGCACCAAAACCTTTCGTAAATTTCCATATAGATCAGCTAAAACGAAATGACCTAGAGGCCTATTTCGGATTAGGCGCGGGAAGATATTCTCCTGAAACTCAAGGACTTCCAGTACAAACCCAAAACAAAATAGGACTTCTCTCGGGAACTCTTCCTACAGTGATCGATAAGCCAACACATTCTCCTGAATTATCCCAAACATACGGAGCGATTTACACCTGGAGAAGATGGTCAGGAGGAATTACAGGATCTTATTTAGGGAACAGAAGCACTTACGATAGTCATTCTTATGCGAGTGGGATGATGCACAGCACCGGGAGCTTTCCGGAAAGACAAAGTTCTTTGAAAAATGAAATATCCTTTCTTGCGTTTACAAATGAAAGGTTCGATCTAAGACCCACAATCGGGTACCAATATTTCTGGGGACAATCTCAGGATACAAATTTATCCACATCCTATTATATGGGTAATAGCCTGTATCTATATTCCCAAGGTGTAATGAAATTTAACGAAACTCTTAAAGGTTATACTGTTGGACTAAAAGCAACCATTCGAATGGGAGAAAGATGGGAAAATAGATTAGAATATCATAATCTAACTCTATCCGGAAACCAGGATGGGAGTATAGTATCCGCACTTGTCCCCGCAAACTTATCTCAGGTCGCATTTTACAGGCAATGGCAGAATCTTTCCTGGAACGCAAACGGTTTCCATCTTTTATATCGATTAGTTTATAGGATCACCCCTACTATTTCAGTTTATGCAGGATTGCAATTTTATGAGTGGAAATATAGCCTAAACTCAGATCAACAGTATCTTTATTCATCCAAAGACGGATTGATTGGGGTAGATATGAGCAATCCGAATGCCTATCTTGTACAGCAAAAGTTAATGGAAGCAGTAGCCAAAACAATCAATTCGGAAAGTAGATCTGCAATTTTAGAATTCGGAATGATGAAAAGATTCGAGTTTATTGGGAAGGACCAATAG
- a CDS encoding TetR/AcrR family transcriptional regulator, which yields MAEFTSSKYNRDTFDKIPEEKRTRILSVAIAEFANRGFNNANTNIIAKKAGISVGSLYKYFDTKEDFFLTAVGYGIHQLEKTLEEVLSEDSDLFGKIERILRIIQKHSRENRDIIRLYNEITAEGNSELIRGLSSDMESVSAKVYTSLLAEAKKSGSVSKDVDEKIFAFCIDNLFMILQFSYATEYYRERMKVYLGKDFDNDEKIVKGIMSFIRRALEKK from the coding sequence GTGGCCGAATTTACCTCTTCAAAATACAATAGAGATACTTTTGATAAGATCCCGGAAGAAAAAAGGACCAGGATACTTTCAGTTGCGATCGCAGAATTTGCAAACCGAGGTTTCAATAATGCGAACACTAACATTATTGCAAAGAAGGCCGGGATCAGCGTTGGGTCCTTATACAAGTACTTCGATACAAAGGAAGATTTTTTTCTTACCGCAGTAGGTTATGGAATCCATCAATTAGAAAAAACTCTCGAAGAAGTTTTAAGCGAAGACAGCGATCTTTTCGGTAAGATAGAAAGAATATTAAGAATTATCCAAAAACACTCCAGAGAGAATCGAGACATCATTCGTTTATACAATGAGATCACTGCCGAAGGGAATTCTGAATTGATCCGAGGACTTTCCTCCGATATGGAAAGTGTTTCCGCTAAAGTTTACACTTCCTTATTGGCAGAAGCAAAGAAGTCAGGATCTGTGAGCAAAGATGTAGATGAGAAAATTTTCGCGTTTTGCATAGATAATCTTTTTATGATACTTCAATTTTCTTATGCGACTGAGTATTATCGTGAAAGAATGAAAGTTTATTTAGGAAAAGATTTTGATAACGATGAGAAGATCGTGAAAGGAATAATGTCTTTTATTCGCAGGGCATTAGAGAAGAAATAG